A genomic stretch from Halalkalibacillus sediminis includes:
- a CDS encoding SDR family NAD(P)-dependent oxidoreductase, with protein sequence MESYLPSFDLKGKTALITGATKGIGRAITIAYAEAGANLVIVSRSEEDLSNLKTQIQNDYQVKVVYVASSVTDISNITSKLDMMKETMPIDILVNNAGMNIRSEALNVTEEEWSQIIDTNMKSALFLSQYVARNLKERGAKGKIISISSVGGVTALRTGVVYAMTKAALIQMTKTLSLEWGKYGINVNAIGPWYFPTALTEELLKNEQYVQDIVDRTPLERIGKLEEIAGPAVFLASDASNYMTGQALMVDGGMTIYGF encoded by the coding sequence ATGGAATCTTATTTGCCATCATTTGATTTAAAAGGAAAAACAGCACTCATTACTGGAGCAACAAAAGGAATTGGACGCGCAATTACGATTGCTTATGCTGAGGCGGGAGCTAATTTAGTCATCGTATCTCGTTCTGAAGAGGACTTGAGTAACTTAAAAACACAAATACAGAATGATTATCAAGTTAAAGTAGTATATGTAGCATCATCTGTTACAGATATTTCTAATATAACTTCCAAGCTGGACATGATGAAAGAAACAATGCCGATTGATATATTGGTCAACAATGCTGGAATGAACATACGAAGTGAGGCTCTCAATGTTACTGAGGAAGAATGGTCTCAAATCATTGATACTAATATGAAAAGCGCCTTATTTCTATCACAATATGTAGCTAGAAATTTAAAAGAAAGAGGAGCAAAAGGGAAAATTATTTCTATCTCATCTGTTGGAGGGGTGACCGCCTTAAGAACCGGAGTGGTTTATGCCATGACAAAGGCTGCTCTTATTCAGATGACGAAGACGTTATCTCTTGAGTGGGGGAAATATGGTATTAATGTGAACGCGATTGGACCGTGGTATTTCCCGACTGCCCTAACAGAGGAATTATTAAAAAATGAACAGTATGTCCAAGATATTGTTGATCGTACACCACTTGAAAGAATAGGAAAGCTTGAAGAAATCGCTGGTCCGGCAGTGTTTTTGGCTTCAGATGCAAGTAACTACATGACTGGACAAGCTTTGATGGTCGATGGTGGAATGACCATTTACGGTTTCTAA
- a CDS encoding carboxypeptidase M32: protein MEKSYTEMEQNFLQFYKQIEAYEEAAGLIGWDLRTKAPKKGVAQRTETLSFLAQKVHELSTSDEMKNYIDQLRNSDNKIIKASIDECEKEYNKSRKIPINEFTEYVQLTSTAESVWEEARENNDFETFRPYLEKIVDFNIRFAEYWGYKDNRYDALLDNYEPGVTVETLDKVFPELRNNLTNLLDKVNQSEDKPDPNLILSHFPKDQQEKFSLKVLEQMGYDFDAGRLDETVHPFATGLNPNDVRVTTRYDEQDFRMAVFGTIHEGGHALYEQGFDPELYRTPVCNATSMGIHESQSLFWENFVGRSKAFWDKNYDLFLEHAPESFKNIDKNQFYRSINEVKPGFIRIEADEMTYALHIMIRYELEKGLINQEIEVKDLPELWNQKMKDYLGIEPKNDSDGVLQDVHWSSGGFGYFPSYALGYMYGAQLEQSMRKTLDLEEVIHSGDLSPIKNWLNDNIHRHGSMKQPLNLLQDVTGEGLNPEYLVKYLDQKYNKIYNW, encoded by the coding sequence TTGGAAAAAAGCTATACAGAAATGGAACAAAACTTTTTGCAATTTTACAAACAAATAGAAGCATATGAAGAAGCAGCTGGCTTGATTGGCTGGGACCTTAGAACGAAAGCTCCTAAAAAAGGTGTAGCTCAGCGAACAGAAACATTATCATTCCTTGCTCAAAAAGTCCATGAGTTAAGCACTTCAGATGAAATGAAGAACTATATCGATCAGCTTAGAAACTCTGATAATAAAATTATCAAGGCATCCATTGATGAATGCGAAAAAGAATATAATAAATCAAGAAAAATTCCAATCAATGAGTTCACCGAGTACGTCCAATTAACTTCTACTGCAGAATCGGTGTGGGAAGAGGCAAGAGAGAACAATGACTTCGAAACTTTCCGTCCTTACCTTGAGAAAATTGTTGATTTCAACATCCGCTTCGCAGAGTATTGGGGATATAAAGATAACCGCTATGATGCGTTGCTTGATAATTACGAACCTGGTGTCACAGTAGAGACACTCGATAAAGTATTTCCGGAATTAAGAAATAACCTCACAAATCTTTTAGACAAAGTCAATCAATCAGAAGACAAGCCAGATCCGAATTTGATTTTGTCTCATTTTCCAAAAGATCAGCAAGAAAAATTCTCCCTTAAAGTGTTAGAACAGATGGGATACGATTTTGACGCTGGACGGTTGGATGAGACGGTTCACCCATTTGCTACAGGACTCAACCCTAATGATGTCCGAGTAACAACTCGTTACGACGAACAAGACTTTCGAATGGCTGTTTTCGGTACCATTCATGAAGGGGGTCACGCCTTATATGAACAAGGCTTTGATCCTGAACTGTACCGTACACCAGTATGTAATGCTACTTCTATGGGCATCCATGAATCCCAATCTTTATTCTGGGAGAATTTTGTTGGTAGAAGCAAAGCTTTTTGGGATAAGAATTACGATTTATTCTTAGAACATGCTCCAGAAAGCTTCAAGAATATCGACAAAAACCAATTTTATCGTTCAATCAATGAAGTTAAGCCAGGCTTTATTAGAATAGAAGCTGATGAAATGACGTATGCCCTGCATATTATGATTCGTTATGAATTAGAAAAAGGTTTGATCAATCAAGAAATTGAAGTAAAAGATCTACCTGAACTTTGGAATCAGAAGATGAAAGATTATTTAGGAATTGAGCCAAAGAATGATTCAGATGGAGTTTTACAAGATGTGCATTGGTCTAGCGGAGGTTTTGGATATTTCCCATCCTACGCACTTGGCTATATGTACGGAGCTCAATTAGAGCAGTCGATGCGTAAAACACTTGATCTAGAAGAAGTTATTCATTCTGGTGATCTGTCTCCAATCAAAAACTGGTTGAATGACAACATTCACCGTCATGGAAGTATGAAACAACCATTAAACTTATTACAAGACGTTACTGGGGAAGGATTGAACCCAGAATATCTTGTTAAATATCTAGATCAAAAATACAATAAAATTTATAATTGGTAA
- a CDS encoding THUMP domain-containing class I SAM-dependent RNA methyltransferase, whose translation MTSKVTLIATAAMGLESIVKDEVKSLGYSQIQTDNGKVQFEADLSGIARTNLWLRTADRVKLLMGEFDAFSFEDLFEGTKALPWDQWIPRDAFIHVVGKSHKSKLYSVPDCQSIVKKAIVSKLQESYGIRGRLEEDGDKYKVEVAILKDKVTLTIDSSGTGLHKRGYRAHQGDAPLKETLAAALVKLTNWTPEHAFVDPFTGSGTIAIEAALIGQNIAPGFNREFDSENWDLLPRSVWDQAWEEAEDLANYDQPLNILGSDIDHRAIEMAKANAIEAGLGDLIDFKQMQVRDLRPSDEIGYLVGNPPYGERIGDKNVVEQTYRDLGKVMKDYPKWSVYIMTAYPYFEKCYGAKATKKRKLFNGFIKTDYHQYFGKK comes from the coding sequence TTGACCTCTAAAGTTACATTAATCGCAACCGCAGCAATGGGACTAGAATCTATCGTAAAAGATGAAGTTAAAAGCTTAGGTTATTCCCAAATACAAACAGACAACGGAAAAGTACAGTTCGAAGCTGACCTATCAGGTATAGCTCGAACAAATCTTTGGCTCCGTACGGCAGATCGTGTCAAGTTACTCATGGGTGAATTTGATGCGTTTTCTTTTGAAGACTTATTTGAAGGGACAAAAGCTTTGCCGTGGGACCAATGGATACCTAGAGATGCATTTATACATGTAGTGGGTAAATCTCATAAATCAAAGCTTTATTCCGTCCCTGACTGCCAATCGATTGTCAAAAAGGCAATTGTATCAAAACTTCAAGAATCATACGGCATACGTGGGCGTCTTGAAGAAGACGGGGATAAATACAAAGTAGAGGTCGCTATTTTAAAAGATAAAGTGACACTGACTATTGACAGTTCAGGTACAGGCTTGCATAAGCGCGGCTATCGAGCGCATCAAGGCGATGCACCTTTGAAAGAAACTCTTGCTGCTGCTTTAGTCAAACTGACAAACTGGACACCAGAGCATGCATTTGTCGATCCTTTTACTGGTTCAGGTACAATTGCTATTGAAGCCGCTTTGATCGGTCAAAATATTGCTCCAGGATTCAACCGTGAATTTGACTCTGAAAACTGGGATTTGTTGCCGCGTAGTGTATGGGATCAAGCCTGGGAAGAAGCAGAAGATCTTGCTAATTATGATCAACCATTGAATATCCTTGGTTCCGATATTGACCATCGAGCGATTGAGATGGCAAAAGCAAATGCAATTGAAGCTGGTCTTGGTGATCTTATTGATTTTAAACAAATGCAAGTTCGAGACTTGCGTCCATCTGACGAAATTGGGTACCTAGTCGGTAACCCTCCATATGGTGAACGAATAGGGGATAAGAACGTAGTTGAACAAACCTATCGTGATCTAGGTAAAGTCATGAAGGATTACCCTAAATGGAGTGTATATATTATGACCGCTTACCCTTATTTTGAGAAATGTTATGGAGCTAAAGCCACGAAGAAACGCAAACTTTTCAACGGCTTCATTAAAACAGACTACCATCAATATTTCGGTAAAAAATAA
- the recU gene encoding Holliday junction resolvase RecU — translation MNYPKGSIKRSQSVQSPKASPKSPKQYGNRGMTLEKEIVESNSYYLESGKAVIHKKPTPIQVVQVDYPKRSAAVIKEAYYQRPSTTDFNGVYNGLYIDFEAKETKNKNSLPFSNIHEHQVNHMLQVEQQGGISFFIIRFTSRNETFLLPIRPFIEVWNQQFDGKRKSLSYTFIKESGYLIPFTFQAKVNYIDVIDRVYITGGDHDESK, via the coding sequence TTGAACTATCCAAAAGGAAGCATTAAACGCTCCCAATCTGTTCAATCTCCCAAAGCTTCACCTAAGAGCCCTAAGCAATATGGGAACCGAGGTATGACCCTCGAAAAAGAAATCGTCGAATCGAATAGTTATTATTTAGAGTCAGGTAAAGCTGTTATCCATAAAAAGCCTACCCCCATTCAGGTAGTGCAAGTCGATTACCCTAAGCGTAGCGCTGCTGTTATAAAAGAAGCCTATTATCAACGGCCTTCTACAACTGACTTTAATGGCGTTTATAATGGTTTATATATTGATTTTGAAGCAAAGGAGACAAAGAACAAGAACTCATTACCATTTTCAAATATTCATGAGCATCAGGTGAATCATATGCTTCAAGTGGAGCAACAAGGTGGTATCAGTTTTTTTATCATCAGATTCACTAGCAGAAATGAAACTTTTTTGTTGCCCATACGTCCCTTTATAGAGGTGTGGAATCAACAATTTGATGGAAAGAGAAAATCACTTTCCTATACATTCATTAAAGAAAGCGGTTATTTAATTCCTTTTACATTTCAAGCAAAAGTTAATTATATTGATGTCATTGACCGCGTTTATATAACTGGAGGAGATCACGATGAGTCAAAATGA
- a CDS encoding SLOG family protein — MEIKSLYITGYKPHELNIFSDEDQKVLVIKNAIRKKLIQLIEEGLEWIVVSGQMGIEAWGFDVVQDLKNEYPIKIALIPPFKDQEKIWKEDRQTIYRQMCDQADFFQVLTNKPYESPKQYVMKNRWMIEKTDACLMVFEEEYGGSPKYFYDLVRSYQEMNPYELIVLSSFDLEDMAREMTEENDEWI, encoded by the coding sequence ATGGAAATAAAATCTTTGTATATTACTGGTTATAAACCACACGAATTGAATATATTTAGTGACGAGGATCAAAAAGTTCTTGTCATTAAAAATGCCATTAGAAAAAAACTAATTCAATTAATCGAAGAAGGTTTAGAGTGGATAGTTGTTTCAGGCCAAATGGGTATTGAAGCATGGGGCTTCGATGTCGTACAAGACTTGAAGAACGAATATCCTATTAAGATTGCCTTGATTCCACCATTTAAAGACCAAGAGAAGATATGGAAAGAAGATCGTCAAACTATTTACCGACAGATGTGTGATCAAGCTGATTTTTTCCAAGTGTTGACGAACAAACCATATGAGAGTCCGAAACAATATGTTATGAAAAATCGATGGATGATTGAAAAAACGGATGCTTGCCTAATGGTTTTTGAAGAGGAGTACGGGGGCTCACCAAAATATTTTTATGACTTAGTACGATCGTACCAAGAAATGAACCCCTACGAATTGATTGTTTTATCATCATTTGATTTAGAAGATATGGCACGGGAAATGACAGAAGAGAACGATGAATGGATATAG
- a CDS encoding DUF1798 family protein — protein sequence MEEFLRLTTELKNNILEDSIDRYLNGKKYDRKNHDDFEEIKEITIPLFERIEKWETDAQSIVHQIPLFPNQIENTKDNLEILMLHSFFHDVRKKRFMELYHSVLYNLDIILDQTNK from the coding sequence ATGGAAGAATTTTTACGGCTGACTACTGAGTTGAAAAATAATATATTAGAGGACTCGATTGATAGATACTTGAACGGAAAGAAATACGATCGAAAGAACCACGATGACTTTGAAGAAATCAAGGAAATCACAATTCCACTATTTGAAAGAATAGAAAAGTGGGAAACTGATGCCCAATCGATTGTTCATCAAATCCCATTGTTCCCAAATCAAATAGAGAACACTAAAGATAATTTGGAGATTTTAATGCTTCATAGCTTCTTTCATGATGTACGAAAGAAACGTTTCATGGAATTATATCACTCGGTCCTATATAATTTAGATATTATACTCGATCAGACGAACAAATAG
- a CDS encoding isoprenylcysteine carboxyl methyltransferase family protein, with the protein MLIWILFYLILLRVGELIVAKSNERFQLQRGGILIPDPWYPLIVMTHVFFFIFLIAEWLYMGEGLFSSPSLILGFTFIFLQILRFWTLLTLGRRWNTKVIIRPSEPLVQKGPFKWISHPNYWIVFGEFIVIPLMFGAYITAIIFPIAHILLMTKRIPLEEKSLNFDQVRKGESI; encoded by the coding sequence ATGTTAATCTGGATATTATTTTATCTAATTTTATTGAGAGTCGGGGAGCTCATCGTCGCTAAATCTAATGAACGTTTCCAGTTGCAACGAGGCGGGATTTTGATTCCTGACCCCTGGTACCCTTTAATTGTTATGACTCATGTCTTTTTTTTCATCTTCTTGATAGCTGAGTGGTTGTACATGGGTGAAGGGTTGTTTAGTTCACCATCATTAATATTGGGCTTTACGTTTATATTTTTACAGATTTTGCGTTTTTGGACACTTTTAACCCTAGGAAGAAGGTGGAATACAAAGGTAATTATCCGACCTTCTGAACCACTCGTTCAAAAAGGCCCATTTAAGTGGATCAGCCATCCGAACTACTGGATCGTCTTCGGTGAATTCATTGTAATACCACTAATGTTTGGAGCATATATCACAGCAATAATCTTTCCAATCGCCCACATATTGTTGATGACGAAAAGAATACCTTTAGAGGAGAAATCTTTGAATTTTGATCAAGTAAGAAAAGGGGAGAGTATATGA
- a CDS encoding type III polyketide synthase — protein MSFIYRVGTAIPPHTIHQTEAKKFIQSNIAERRLEKYVTVFDQAEITSRYFVVPQEWFEQPHSFSERNELFESKGIDLASKAVDRCLNSASMDHSEIDALFTVTSTGILTPSLDVHLMNRCSFNENIVRVPMFGLGCAGGAVGLARVNDYLKAHPTEAVILVCVELSSVAFHIDELNSTNIVGAALFGDGAAAVLLLGDEHPLSTGGFKMTEASSRTKRESMDIMGWDVQDDGFHVIFSKKIPSLIKTFWKDHSDNFLTDNKITLQEIDSFILHPGGKKVLEEISKCILEEHSLEHSFNILKNFGNMSSPTVLFVLLEKMQQENLESGTKHILGALGPGFHSQLILMEYV, from the coding sequence TTGTCATTCATTTATCGTGTGGGTACGGCTATACCACCTCATACAATCCATCAAACTGAGGCTAAGAAGTTTATACAATCAAATATTGCAGAAAGAAGACTCGAGAAATATGTAACAGTCTTTGACCAAGCTGAAATCACTTCAAGATATTTCGTCGTTCCACAAGAGTGGTTTGAGCAGCCACATTCTTTTTCTGAACGAAATGAATTGTTTGAATCAAAAGGAATTGATTTGGCAAGCAAAGCAGTTGATCGATGTCTAAACTCAGCATCAATGGATCATAGTGAAATAGATGCCCTTTTTACAGTTACTAGTACGGGCATCCTAACACCCTCACTTGATGTACACCTGATGAATAGGTGCTCTTTTAACGAAAATATTGTTAGGGTCCCTATGTTTGGGTTGGGTTGTGCAGGAGGAGCAGTCGGATTAGCGAGGGTTAACGACTATTTAAAGGCACATCCTACTGAAGCTGTTATTTTAGTGTGTGTAGAGCTTTCTTCTGTAGCATTTCATATCGATGAGTTAAACAGTACTAATATTGTTGGAGCAGCTCTTTTCGGCGATGGGGCTGCAGCTGTTCTATTATTAGGTGATGAGCATCCACTAAGTACTGGTGGATTTAAGATGACTGAAGCCAGTTCAAGAACAAAAAGAGAATCTATGGACATAATGGGCTGGGATGTCCAGGATGATGGTTTTCATGTCATTTTTTCAAAAAAGATTCCAAGTTTGATCAAGACATTTTGGAAAGACCATTCAGACAACTTTTTAACCGATAATAAGATTACATTACAAGAAATAGATTCGTTCATCCTCCATCCAGGTGGAAAGAAAGTACTGGAGGAAATCAGTAAATGCATACTGGAAGAACATTCATTAGAACATTCATTTAATATCTTAAAGAATTTTGGCAATATGTCATCCCCGACTGTCCTCTTCGTACTTTTAGAAAAAATGCAGCAAGAGAATCTTGAATCTGGTACAAAACACATTCTGGGTGCTTTAGGGCCTGGTTTTCATTCACAACTTATACTAATGGAGTATGTATAA
- a CDS encoding cytidine deaminase, producing MKSEELVSAAKEMLDQAYVPYSKFPVGAVLLTKNGKLYKGCNIENAAYPVACCAERVAIFKAISEGEREFEALAVIANTKRPVPPCGSCRQVMSEFFDQDMKVIISNKDMETQETSVQELLPFSFDPQDLMDGQEK from the coding sequence ATGAAGAGCGAAGAGCTAGTGTCGGCAGCGAAAGAAATGTTGGATCAAGCTTATGTACCTTATTCCAAATTTCCTGTAGGAGCAGTACTCTTAACAAAAAACGGTAAGTTATATAAAGGATGTAATATTGAAAACGCAGCCTATCCAGTTGCATGTTGTGCAGAAAGAGTAGCCATATTCAAAGCTATTTCTGAAGGGGAAAGGGAATTTGAAGCTTTGGCAGTTATAGCTAACACTAAAAGGCCCGTGCCACCATGTGGCTCATGCAGACAAGTGATGAGTGAGTTTTTCGATCAAGATATGAAAGTGATCATCAGTAATAAAGACATGGAAACACAAGAAACGAGTGTCCAAGAACTTTTACCATTTAGTTTTGATCCTCAAGATCTAATGGATGGTCAAGAAAAATAA
- the gpsB gene encoding cell division regulator GpsB, with protein sequence MKKLNYDSQQILDKEFKTSMRGYNQDEVDEFLDVVIQDYETFHEEISRLSEEVERLKAAKSTSSSSNGQARSQVNYDVLQRLSNLEKAVFGRKYSDQ encoded by the coding sequence TTGAAAAAATTGAACTATGACAGTCAGCAAATTTTAGATAAGGAATTTAAAACTTCTATGAGAGGGTACAACCAAGATGAAGTCGATGAGTTTCTAGATGTAGTCATACAAGATTATGAAACATTCCATGAGGAAATATCTAGGTTGAGTGAAGAAGTGGAGAGATTGAAGGCAGCTAAATCTACTTCTAGCTCTAGTAATGGTCAGGCGAGAAGTCAAGTGAACTATGATGTATTACAACGTCTTTCTAACTTAGAAAAGGCTGTTTTCGGGAGAAAATATTCCGACCAATAA
- a CDS encoding DUF2515 family protein encodes MFPLIVDYIREETHKHNQNNITRTKAYQNFYKEIPEVKWALLASMVSRNAGYNMCDLQSHTYRGLLPEHERKSLYLTFENINWYIFQDAYPQLLIYKLSKENKTPLFFLLKYFHVSKFMEDIWYDFYQKQSLDKLMYAQIVNEQNIIEKPIMTHYPYEEKVFHKMTFMSQDLLHLNAVLLPTRRGRVYGTFISRFRNLNHRISIGKKIANLLFYPYLYPLIKDFAVNTEVTGSRYEYEQYMDQQHFSNLPLEKVYHYTVHHLDYNQVDWSTQKRIKKKWFKDEAMKNPDQLDRSFYQKRNKIRMVERVKN; translated from the coding sequence ATGTTTCCGTTGATTGTTGATTATATAAGAGAAGAAACCCATAAGCACAATCAGAACAATATTACCCGAACAAAAGCTTATCAAAACTTCTATAAAGAAATTCCTGAAGTTAAATGGGCATTGTTAGCCAGCATGGTCTCAAGAAATGCAGGATACAATATGTGTGATTTGCAATCTCACACGTATAGAGGCTTACTACCAGAACATGAGCGCAAGTCACTATACCTGACATTTGAAAATATCAATTGGTATATATTCCAGGATGCTTATCCCCAGTTACTAATCTATAAGCTTTCGAAAGAGAATAAAACACCACTTTTCTTTTTATTGAAGTATTTTCACGTATCTAAATTCATGGAAGACATTTGGTATGATTTCTATCAAAAGCAATCTCTTGATAAGCTTATGTACGCACAAATTGTCAATGAACAAAATATAATCGAAAAGCCTATTATGACCCATTACCCCTACGAAGAAAAAGTTTTCCATAAGATGACGTTCATGTCACAAGATCTTCTTCATCTTAATGCTGTTTTGTTACCGACGAGACGAGGGAGAGTCTATGGTACTTTCATTTCAAGGTTTCGCAATTTGAATCATAGGATTTCTATTGGGAAAAAAATAGCGAATCTATTGTTTTATCCATATTTGTATCCTTTGATTAAGGATTTCGCCGTAAATACAGAGGTTACTGGAAGTCGCTATGAGTATGAGCAATATATGGACCAACAACACTTTTCTAATCTACCTCTTGAGAAAGTATATCATTATACAGTCCATCATCTGGATTATAATCAAGTGGATTGGTCCACACAAAAAAGAATTAAGAAGAAATGGTTTAAAGATGAGGCGATGAAGAATCCTGATCAGCTAGACCGATCCTTTTATCAAAAACGCAACAAAATACGAATGGTGGAAAGAGTTAAAAATTAG